The genomic stretch GCGCAGCGTTGTTCGACCCCGAGACGAAGAAAGTGACGGCTTTACCCGGTCTGTCGGGGTCTGTTTCTGCGGTGTTGTGCGACAAGGATACGAATAGCGTGTATGTTGGCGGGGATTTCAAATACGAAAATACATCGAATGCCGTAGCGTGGGTTGGCAATGaaggctggaagagcttggtTTTTGGTGGATTTAACGGCCCCGTTAcctcgatcttgaagagCGACGATCATATTATCTTCGGCGGTTCGTTCGACGGCATCGGCAACTCGACCTCGTCTAAGAAAAACCAGCAAATCATCAATCTTCAGAACGCTACGATTTCCTCCGACGCGGTGTCCAGCAGAAGTGGTTATAGTGATCCTCGAAACATCATCTGCCAGACAAGCGGGGAAGATGGCGAAGGAAAAACATGGCTGTTGGAGGACAACTCCCCCGGTTTCTGGCGTGCCGACATGCGATTCGGATACAACCCGACAAAGATCCGTATATACAACACCCACTTCGAGGGGAGAGGCACCAAGACCTTTTTGCTGAGACGGCTACCGGATAATGGCATTATGAACCTGACCTATACCGACCCAGATACTGCGAAAGATGTCTACTGCGACCAGGACTGCTCGCTCTCTAACAGCACAGACGAGAAATATCGAGAATTCGAATTCGTGAACAGTGTTGGCATGAAGGGATTCCAGTTAGAAGTCCATTCCTGGTATGGAGATGGCGCTGGTCTCAATGGAATACAGCTCGTGCAGAACGGTACGTTGATTGATCGTACTTGGTCCAGTTGAAGTTCCTGACTGCTAACAATTCATCAAGATATTTTCGCCTATGCGATCAATGATTTCAACGAACCTACATGTGCTGACCTCAAATACCCATCTAAGGCGACCCAGACAGGGTCTTGGACTACAACTGAATTGGGTCAGAGCCAATCCGACTATCTGACAGCGAATATCAACGACTCTACTGCATCCGATACTTCTGTTGTCTTTGAGCCGGACGTCAAACAGTCAGGAAACTATTCCGTTGTTGTTTACACCCCCGGATGCACACAGGACGGCACTTGTGGCTCGCGTGGTGTGGTCAACGTAACTGCCACCCTCAAAAGTAACAGCAAATCGGCAGAGCCTATCCAAATGACGATCCATCAGACAAACTTGAACGACAAGTATGACACCCTCTACACCGGTCATGTGGATTCCAGTGATGGCTCTTTCCGGCCCAGCGTAACCTTAACTCCGGTAGCAGGCCAGGGTGATGTAACCATTGTCGCCTCTAGAGTCAAGTTTGCGCTTATCCGGGCATCGGAAGGGCTAGATGGGGAGTTGAACGGCCTGTATGACTTTGACCCCTCTGCGAAAACTACCAGCTCCAATTTTACCGAGTCTGCGGTTAACCGAGCTGGGCTTCAATTGGACGAGGATGCCACCATACGAAGCTTAGCTATCCATGACGGCGTGATGTATGCTGGTGGAAACTTCTCGAGCTCGGGGTTCAAAAACATCCTGTCCCTGAAGGGCGAGACAAACGCGACGGGCTTGCAGCAAGGTGGGTTGAACTCGGAAGTGTCGTCGATGACGGTATTGGATGATATTCTGTATGTTGGTGGCAACTTCACCGATACTTCTGACCGTAGCAATAGCGATTTGAAACATGTCGCAGCTTATTCTTTCGGCTCTAAAGCTTGGACAGCGCTGGGTGGCGGTGTCAATGGGCCTGTCCACAAGGTCACCTCACTTACGCTCAACGTCTCCACGGAAATCAACGAGACGACCATCGGCGTGACCGGCGATTTCGATCAGTTGCTCGCCTTCGACGACAATACCTTGGTTAACGTTACCGGCTTCGCGATATGGGTTCCGTCAAAGAAGAATTGGCTACAGAATCTGAACGTCACCCAGATGGCCTTCGCAGGGCAGTTGTCAGCTTGCACCAAGGTTGATAACACTACTGTCATTGCTGGGACTCTCTCATCCGCAGGGATTGCCGCAGCTGGTGCTGCGGCTCTCCTCCATGAGGGTCCGCTGAGCATCAAGCCGCTGTTCGCGAACGCCAATTTCACTGGAGAAACTTACACTGGGATTTATGAAACGAAGTCCAACCGCAACCTCACCATTGTAGGAGGTCACTTTACAACTACGGGCACTGACGGATCTTCTGTGAAGAATCTTGCCCTGCTTGACGGCAAGGCGGGTACCGTCAAGGGTCTGGGCACTGATATTGACAACAACTCGACGTTCTTGGCTCTGACTGCCTGGAAGGACAAACTGTACGCGGGCGGAAATGTCTCTGGCACTTTCGAAGACTATATCCTGAATGGGTTTGTCGTATATGACCTTGAAAATGGGACCATCGCTCGGAAACAGCCTCCACGATTCACAGGCGATGCAGCCACCGTCAATTCAATCGCTGCTCGTCCTGACTCTGACGAGATCTATTTCGGGGGCCAGTTCGAGAAGGCTGGAGCCCTTCCTTGCCCGGGGGTCTGTTTTTGGGACGCTGCCGACCAACAGTGGAACAGACCTGGTATACTATCTGGTAAGGTGTTGGCACTAAAGTGGATCTCCAATAAGAAACTGTTGGCAATCGGCAACCTCACCGTCGACGGGAATAGTTCTGCGATCGCAACGTACACCCCAAAGCAGCAGACTTGGGAATCCTGGACCTCTGCATCTGATCTCCCGGGAACCGTGACTGCTTTCACTCCTGCTAGCGTGGACGTGTCCACATTCTGGCTGGCAGGGGTTTCGAAGAACGGCTCCAGTTACCTTGCCAACTATGACGGATCAAAATTTCAATATCCTGGCGATCTCTTTGACCAGGGTACCACGATTCGGAACCTTGAAGTACTATCCCTCACGAAAGATCATTCTGGGGTCGACGTTCTACATAACGACCAAGTTCTTCTAGTCACTGGCCAATTAGTGATCCCTGACTTTGGGAATGCGTCCGCAGCGCTCTTCAACGGAACCGAGTTGACCCCATTTATGCTTAGCTCGAATGCAGATGGCCAACCAGGCAGCATGGCTCAACTATTTTACGAGAACGATAATCCCTACAGTAGCGAAGGTaagcttttccttttctgtctcaTCTAGACAATTATGTGCTTTCGATTACTAACCTGTGCAGTTGGGAACCACCACTCCAACGGGATTGTTGTCTTAATCTCATTCTGCTGTGCACTTGGCGCTGTGTTCTTGATTGTCATCGCCGGGGTTATCTTCAATAAGATCCAGCGGCGTCGTCAGGGCTACATGCCGGGACCGCAGGCGTACGGGACCGATCGGTCTTCGAGCATGCGGCGGCTGCCTCCGGAGTACCTGTTCAGCACTCTGAAATCACTGAACCCGGGCACGCCGGCGATCTGAACGCCTGAGTGCCGATCCGTCCATCGCATCGCATCTAAATTGGACTTCTTTTTGACCACTCAGACCGGCGTTCTTGGGCAGAAAACCGTCTTATACCCGTAATTTAATCCTGTTTTACGTTTTGCATCTCTACTATTCTAGTTTTACCTCTCCGGGTTATCCCGGACGATGCGCTGTTCACTTCTTTTGCCTCGAGGTGCTTCGACATCCTCGCGTGTTTGATCTCTACCTTTGACCCGACCTGGACTTGTCTATATAAACCTTGGTCGGCCGCGTCGTTTCTTTTCATGAACCCccttgttgttgatgtttgtACCATAGTCTTTCCCTGACACCAGGAGGCGATGTACATAGCTCCCGCGCGAGATCGCGGTAATGACAATCATGCTCGTTTTCTGCAAATAGGATCTACTTTGGCCACTGGCTGGGTTCGCTGTTTTTCTCCGAGACAGCAGGAGATAGTACTAAGTAAAAAAAGTGGAGCCGCGCTCGGGTTGTTGGATCTAGCGTGGGATGAGATTGGCGGAAGAACGGTTGAAGCGACACACAGTCCTCATGTTGTACCAATGACATTGGTCGATGATCTTACTTTTGATGGTCAATCCACCATGGCATCGTGTGAACACGCTGATCGTGAGGTCATGATGCATACAGGATCGAATGAGACAGGCGGGGTGTTGGCGACTGTTTTACTAGTACAGAGTAACGAGGAACTAAAGAAACGGAAGCGACCGTCTGGACTATGTATCCGTGGTTAGGGTATCGTGGCATCGTTTGGGGCGTCATTCGCGCTTGTCAGTGGACGGGGTTGGCGGCTAAACCAGTGAGAAATTACTCGGGACTGATCCACTATGGAATGATCGCTGGGAAGGGAACATGCCAAAATGGAACAAGATTGAAGGGAAATTACGGCAGCGGTGGAGAGGGTGCGTGGGGAGCTTTGGGTTTTAGAATTGAATTTTTCATCGACTGTCAATCTCGAAGGAAACGAGAGAGAAGATTGCCGATCGAGTCAATATTAGATGTATCCAATAAGGTATATCATGGGATGGATCGAATGGACCGTACAGGCGACGTACTAGGTCTGTACCGTACTGGGTATGGTAAGGTTCAGCTCATCCCCAGCTCCAAAAGAACCCCAACTCCTACATTTTCCCCCTCAACTTCGCTCCCCCGCAAGGCCGCAGCGaccacaccaccaacgccGGAGGAATACAAACTCCGGCCTCCCTGCCAATGTGAATCGCCGATGAGGATCCGGTCTAGACTGTTTCCTGCCTAGTGAGTCCCCATTTGGGTGGCTCGTTTCCACTCCccgctttctcttttgtccattttctttcttttttacttttttttttttttccctttttctgcCTTTTTCCGCTTCGCTTGTCGCCAAGTCGCAAAtgggggaaaaggaaaaaattACGGAATGGATCTCCTTTCCTGGGCGAAGGTTCACCTAGGACGGAACGCATCCATTATTGCCGGTCGTCAATTACCTACGAAACATTCTTTccgttccttctcttcacttcccTCGCCTGAACTCCCCCTTTCATATCCCCTTCCAAGTTCCAGCCCTTCGTGACATCCCCTTTCCGAATTTAGTATCTGCTCAGCGAGTACGGTTTGGGACTAGTGAATCTCCTTCGACGGTATCAAAGCTATTCTTTCCCCGGTTATATTGTTGGTCCACACCCGCTATTCGGATGCTGCACCTTCACCGTCGACGTTACCATCCGGTATGCGATCCCGCACAGGCTGGTACGTGGCCCCAACTTTCTGTctataattaaaaaagaaacaaaaaaaagggaaaaaaaagaaagatatagattATACCAATACAATATCTGTCTACACATTCACTATGTCTACGCAAAGAaattatttccttttcttcgacaTCTTTCGCCGGTTCGTCGTGAGCAGTGACTAACTTGTCTGCCCGTGTCATGCAGTTTGACGTGTCGTACTCGAAAACTCAAGTGTACGTTGTTCGCGCTGTCTTTCCCAGCGGTTACGATAGTGGAATGCGAAGGACTAAGACCAAGTGATGGATAGGTGATGAGCAAAAGCCCGAGTGTTCGCAGTGTCGCAAAGGCGGCAGAGAATGCCGCCCCAGCGAAGGGATCGTTTTCCGCCATCAGCAAAATGCCTCGATGAATAAGGACCCGGATGATCCTACCGGTGGGCGGGGCACGTTGAAAGGCTTCTATTCGTATAAGAACACTTTTGATGAGGATAGTGTATGGTTGGATATCCCAAAACATGGTACGGGCACACCTCCCCGGGAAAGCGATTTGCATAGCCCTGCAATAATGCGCGCACGGTGATGTTCGCGAGAGACGGTCTGGCTGATGGACTTACCTCGGTAGTTATCTTTGTCGACAACTCGGATCCGTATGTGGAAGACCTCGAAGCGGCCCTGGGAGAGTCGGAGGCGGCTATCCTCGCCGCGAATGCACAGAGCCGAGATTGGAACGCTCAGCAAACCATATCTTTGGATGGAGAGACCCAGGGTTTAAAAGCTCTATCAGCGGCAGCGATCCACGATCAACTACCGTATACCTCTTTGAATATGGACCAACAACCTTTACCGACCCCCGACAGTGGCGTAGCGTTTAATGCGGTTCCAGCCACGACCGTGACGACTGGCCCTTCGCCGAACCCGACATGTAATCCGATACCCGgtcaaccatctccacccgTTTCGATTTCGCCCTCTAACAGCAccaataataatatcaaCTTCCTTCTAAATCCCTCTCAATCACTTTCCCCGCAGACGGACCCTAGTTTGCAGAATGCAACGGCACGTAGAAGCTCGTCACTAACCGCGAGATCGGTAGCGTCGCGAGGTGCGGGTCCTGCTGAATCTAAACCGGACGTACCGGCGGAGACCGACCGTGAGATCATGTTTCTATTGAGGCACTTCTCCGAGTCGCCAGGGCTCTGGTAAGTTCTGTGGATTCGCGTGATCTCGTGAAAAGCCGTTAATATGTGGTGATAGGATGGACTTATTCGACCTTGGGACATATTTTGCATCGTACGTGCCGGCCAAAGCACGGTCCAATCCCCTGCTGCGATACGCTGCGTGTGCGTACGCCGCGAAGCAATTGGGCCGGGTCAAAGGCGCGAGGCCCCCTACCGGTGAATTCGCCTCAACACAGTCTCTGATGCGACGAGGGCCGGATGCGAAGAACGTAGACTGGATCTGGCATGGCGCAAAGTATTATGAAAAAGCCATTCAGCTGCTGATGAAGGAGTTACAGCCGGACAAAGGCCCCGCGCCGCTCAGCACCCCCGAGGCATTTGGCCAGTGGCAGGCGGCCGAACTGTCGGAGAATAATGACCCCAATAACCCGCGAAAGCGCCGAAGGCGTTACTCGGAGAGTCGATTTTCGAATGGGGTACACTCGGATGAAGTCCTTGCGGCAACGGCCATCTTGTCTGTATATGAATTCCTGGATGCCACTGGCCCGGCGTGGAATCGACACCTGAGTGGGGTTAAATCTTTGTTGGATGTGGCAGAGGTTGGCATGATGCCACTGGAGCAACACCCGTCACCCGGAGAAGCTCTGCCACAGCCGTTGAAGAGACCCGGTCTGTCCAAGGCCCGAAGGGCCACCTTTTGGAACTTTGCCCGGCAAGATTACCTGGCTGCCTGTAAGTGTATCCCGAATGACTTTCGAGCGGTCTTGGTGACGTCAAGGCTCTGACACGCGCCCTATAGTCATCAATGAGTGTAACACCAGGCTGAATACCGATGACCTGGTACTCTGGACGGAAGCCGGTCTTCAGATAGACAACATGGGCTTCATAATCCCTAGTAATTCAAACGCCGCCGGTTATCCTGAGGGTGATGACGTCATGAAGGAAGACCTCATCGGCAACGGTCTCATATGGATTCTTTCCAAGATCATCAACTTCATCAGCTCGGGGGACAATCTGCAGTTGGGGAGCGGTCCAGTCAATACCGGGCCTCT from Aspergillus oryzae RIB40 DNA, chromosome 1 encodes the following:
- a CDS encoding putative cellular morphogenesis protein (Rax2) (predicted protein): MRNPSLFRPATAGLSTALYLGSLLQLSPASGLSFTPVAQPDLELSPLGRVALTGDFDAVSFYSYKEQSETASVNNGSQSILTPLPDGILTTLSTSDAYIRSMCPFTQKDGTYAGIFVGGNFTSLGGVETQGAALFDPETKKVTALPGLSGSVSAVLCDKDTNSVYVGGDFKYENTSNAVAWVGNEGWKSLVFGGFNGPVTSILKSDDHIIFGGSFDGIGNSTSSKKNQQIINLQNATISSDAVSSRSGYSDPRNIICQTSGEDGEGKTWLLEDNSPGFWRADMRFGYNPTKIRIYNTHFEGRGTKTFLLRRLPDNGIMNLTYTDPDTAKDVYCDQDCSLSNSTDEKYREFEFVNSVGMKGFQLEVHSWYGDGAGLNGIQLVQNDIFAYAINDFNEPTCADLKYPSKATQTGSWTTTELGQSQSDYLTANINDSTASDTSVVFEPDVKQSGNYSVVVYTPGCTQDGTCGSRGVVNVTATLKSNSKSAEPIQMTIHQTNLNDKYDTLYTGHVDSSDGSFRPSVTLTPVAGQGDVTIVASRVKFALIRASEGLDGELNGLYDFDPSAKTTSSNFTESAVNRAGLQLDEDATIRSLAIHDGVMYAGGNFSSSGFKNILSLKGETNATGLQQGGLNSEVSSMTVLDDILYVGGNFTDTSDRSNSDLKHVAAYSFGSKAWTALGGGVNGPVHKVTSLTLNVSTEINETTIGVTGDFDQLLAFDDNTLVNVTGFAIWVPSKKNWLQNLNVTQMAFAGQLSACTKVDNTTVIAGTLSSAGIAAAGAAALLHEGPLSIKPLFANANFTGETYTGIYETKSNRNLTIVGGHFTTTGTDGSSVKNLALLDGKAGTVKGLGTDIDNNSTFLALTAWKDKLYAGGNVSGTFEDYILNGFVVYDLENGTIARKQPPRFTGDAATVNSIAARPDSDEIYFGGQFEKAGALPCPGVCFWDAADQQWNRPGILSGKVLALKWISNKKLLAIGNLTVDGNSSAIATYTPKQQTWESWTSASDLPGTVTAFTPASVDVSTFWLAGVSKNGSSYLANYDGSKFQYPGDLFDQGTTIRNLEVLSLTKDHSGVDVLHNDQVLLVTGQLVIPDFGNASAALFNGTELTPFMLSSNADGQPGSMAQLFYENDNPYSSEVGNHHSNGIVVLISFCCALGAVFLIVIAGVIFNKIQRRRQGYMPGPQAYGTDRSSSMRRLPPEYLFSTLKSLNPGTPAI